From Haemorhous mexicanus isolate bHaeMex1 chromosome 1, bHaeMex1.pri, whole genome shotgun sequence, one genomic window encodes:
- the TSHZ1 gene encoding teashirt homolog 1 → MPRRKQQAPRRSAAYVPEEELKAAEIDEDSVEDDGLSLDIQENEYLCNEEAEIKEAQSYQNSPVSTATNQDAGYGSPFSENSDQLAHFKSTSSKEEKEDPQCTDNVSYPQDSLAQIKAVYANLLSETCWSSLALDLKKSNPTTSNNGISQNENMTSTDANANSQSTCTTSTSTSTSTTTSSTSNSNSNSGGSGYDWHQAALAKTLQQTSSYGLLPEPSLFSTVQLYRQNNKLYGSVFTGASKFRCKDCSAAYDTLVELTVHMNETGHYRDDNRDKEADKTKRWSKPRKRSLMEMEGKEDAQKVLKCMYCGHSFESLQDLSVHMIKTKHYQKVPLKEPVPAITKLVPSTKKRALQDLASPCSPEPTGITAEASLGESAKDQKTANPYVTPNNRYGYQNGASYTWQFEARKAQILKCMECGSSHDTLQQLTAHMMVTGHFLKVTNSASKKGKQLVLDPVVEEKIQSIPLPPTTHTRLPASNIKKQPDSPAGSTNSEEKKDLEKEKLVVTETEKKIKEESEDSTEKFEPTTLYQYLREEDLDDSPKGGIDILKSLENTVTTAISKAQNGAPSWGGYPSIHAAYQLPGTVKPLQPAVQSVQMQPSYASSVKSLSSEHNALIHSPGNITPPPHKSNVSAMEELVEKVTGKINVKKEEKPLEKEKSSPVKPVSPAAKENKDFPKAEEINNKQQPKKSSEPEVQKVKKDSPAEAHTPNGTEPLKTKVANGCNNLGIITDHSPEPSFINPLSALQSIMNTHLGKISKPVSPSLDPLAMLYKISNSMLDKPIYPTTPVKQADAIDRYYYENSDQPIDLTKSKNKPLVSSVVDSASSPLRESALLDISDMVKNLTGRLTPKSSTPSTVSEKSDADGSSFEEALDELSPVHKRKGRQSNWNPQHLLILQAQFASSLRETPEGKYIMSDLGPQERVHISKFTGLSMTTISHWLANVKYQLRRTGGTKFLKNLDTGHPVFFCNDCASQFRTASTYISHLETHLGFSLKDLSKLPLNQIQEQQNVSKVLTNKTLGSLGIAEEDLGSTFQCKLCNRTFASKHAVKLHLSKTHGKSPEDHLIYVTELEKQ, encoded by the coding sequence CATATGTTCCTGAGGAAGAattgaaagcagcagaaatagaTGAAGACAGCGTGGAAGATGATGGGCTGTCTCTGGACATCCAGGAGAATGAGTATTTGTGCAATGAAGAAGCGGAGATCAAAGAGGCTCAAAGCTACCAGAACTCCCCAGTCAGCACTGCAACTAATCAGGATGCAGGCTATGGTTCGCCGTTTAGTGAAAACAGCGATCAGCTGGCCCATTTCAAAAGCACTTCCTCtaaagaagagaaagaggatCCTCAGTGCACAGACAATGTTTCCTATCCACAGGACAGCTTGGCACAAATAAAAGCTGTGTATGCAAATTTGCTTTCAGAGACTTGCTGGTCCAGTTTAGCTTTGGACTTAAAGAAATCCAATCCAACCACCAGCAACAACGGAATCAGCCAGAATGAAAACATGACCAGTACTGACGCCAATGCCAATTCCCAGAGTACTTGTACTACCAGTACCAGCACTAGTACCAGTACAACCACCAGTAGTACTAGTAACAGTAACAGTAACAGTGGTGGCTCGGGTTACGACTGGCACCAAGCTGCGCTGGCTAAAACTCTGCAGCAGACGTCATCGTACGGACTTCTCCCGGAGCCGAGTCTCTTCAGCACAGTACAGCTTTACCGGCAAAACAATAAACTCTATGGGTCTGTGTTCACCGGTGCCAGCAAGTTCCGATGCAAAGACTGCAGTGCAGCCTACGACACGCTGGTGGAGCTAACAGTGCACATGAATGAAACCGGACATTACCGTGATGACAACAGAGATAAAGAAGCTGATAAGACCAAGCGGTGGTCAAAGCCTAGGAAACGATCGCTTATGGAAATGGAGGGCAAAGAGGATGCCCAGAAAGTGCTGAAGTGCATGTACTGCGGGCATTCGTTTGAGTCTTTGCAAGACCTCAGCGTCCATATGATAAAAACAAAGCATTACCAGAAAGTGCCTCTGAAGGAGCCAGTACCAGCCATCACCAAATTGGTCCCTTCTACCAAAAAGCGAGCACTTCAGGACTTGGCTTCGCCTTGTTCACCTGAGCCAACAGGGATCACGGCAGAAGCTTCACTGGGTGAGTCTGCAAAGGATCAGAAAACTGCCAACCCCTACGTGACTCCGAACAACCGCTATGGCTATCAAAATGGTGCTAGCTACACTTGGCAGTTTGAGGCACGCAAAGCCCAAATACTGAAATGCATGGAATGTGGCAGTTCCCATGATACTTTGCAGCAGCTCACTGCTCACATGATGGTCACCGGTCATTTCTTGAAGGTGACCAATTCTGCTTCCAAAAAAGGCAAGCAGCTAGTGTTGGACCCAGTGGTGGAGGAGAAAATACAGTCTATACCTCTTCCACCTACCACCCATACAAGGCTACCAGCCTCCAACATTAAAAAGCAGCCCGATTCCCCAGCGGGCTCCACAAACTCGGAGGAAAAGAAAGACctagagaaggaaaaactggTGGTcactgaaacagagaaaaagattaAGGAAGAGAGTGAGGACTCTACAGAGAAATTTGAGCCAACAACTTTGTATCAATACCTCAGAGAGGAGGACCTAGATGATAGTCCTAAAGGTGGAATAGACATATTGAAGTCCCTGGAGAACACAGTGACAACAGCCATCAGCAAAGCCCAGAACGGAGCCCCTTCCTGGGGAGGATATCCCAGTATCCATGCAGCTTACCAGCTCCCGGGGACAGTCAAACCCCTTCAGCCCGCGGTGCAGAGCGTTCAGATGCAGCCGTCCTACGCGAGCAGTGTGAAATCGCTGTCGTCAGAACACAACGCACTCATCCATTCCCCAGGCAATATCACACCCCCACCTCACAAGAGCAATGTATCTGCTATGGAGGAACTAGTGGAGAAAGTTACAGGTAAAATCAACgtgaagaaggaagagaagcctttggagaaggagaagagttCTCCAGTTAAACCCGTGTCCCCTGCTGCTAAAGAAAACAAGGACTTcccaaaagcagaagaaataaataacaaacAGCAGCCAAAGAAGAGCTCTGAGCCTGAAGTTCAGAAGGTCAAAAAGGATAGTCCAGCAGAAGCACATACGCCAAATGGTACAGAGCCACTTAAAACAAAGGTTGCAAATGGCTGTAACAATTTAGGAATTATCACAGATCATTCACCTGAGCCATCCTTCATTAATCCATTGAGCGCTTTACAGTCCATTATGAATACCCACTTAGGCAAAATTTCTAAGCCGGTAAGCCCCTCTCTGGACCCTTTGGCCATGCTGTACAAAATTAGCAACAGCATGTTGGACAAACCCATTTACCCAACCACTCCAGTCAAGCAGGCTGACGCTATTGACCGGTATTACTATGAGAACAGCGATCAACCTATTGATTTAACTAAGTCCAAAAACAAGCCTCTTGTTTCCAGTGTGGTTGACTCTGCCTCATCCCCGCTGAGGGAGAGTGCCCTGCTGGATATTTCTGATATGGTGAAGAACCTCACCGGGCGTTTGACACCCAAGTCTTCAACTCCCTCTACTGTGTCAGAGAAGTCTGATGCTGATGGGAGCAGCTTTGAGGAAGCTCTGGATGAACTGTCACCAGTACACAAGAGGAAGGGCAGGCAGTCCAACTGGAACCCTCAGCATCTTCTGATCCTTCAAGCCCAGTTTGCTTCCAGCTTGAGGGAGACCCCAGAAGGCAAATACATTATGTCGGACCTAGGTCCACAAGAGCGGGTACACATCTCTAAGTTTACTGGTCTTTCCATGACCACAATTAGCCACTGGCTGGCCAATGTGAAGTATCAGTTAAGGAGGACAGGTGGAACtaaatttttaaagaacttgGACACAGGACatcctgttttcttttgcaatgATTGTGCCTCTCAGTTCAGGACTGCTTCTACATACATAAGTCACTTAGAGACACACCTAGGGTTTAGTTTGAAGGATCTGTCAAAGTTGCCACTTAATCAGATTCAAGAACAGCAGAATGTTTCAAAAGTCCTCACAAACAAGACTTTGGGCTCACTTGGAATTGCCGAGGAGGACTTAGGCTCCACATTCCAATGTAAGCTCTGTAACCGAACTTTTGCAAGCAAGCATGCAGTCAAACTGCACCTTAGTAAAACACATGGCAAGTCCCCAGAGGACCATCTGATCTATGTAACTGAGTTAGAAAAACAATAG